The Agaribacterium sp. ZY112 genome includes the window CAGGTTTAAAAGCAGATGAAAGACTTACTCGAATCCTTCCAGAGCTAGCACCTAAACCTTCTGATACGGTGCTCACAAAATGGCGTTACAGTGCTTTTCAACGTTCAGACTTTCTAGAACGTTTTCACAACTGGAAAAGAGACCAATTAATCGTTGTTGGTGTCTACGCACATATTGGTTGTTTGCAAACCTGTATGGAGGCGTTTATGTCCGATATTAAAGCATTTATGGTCAGTGATGCCGTAGCAGATTTCAGCCCCGAAGAACATGCTATCGCCTTAGATCTTGTCGCAGGTCGTTGCGGCATGATTACACACACTCAGGCATTACTACAATCGCTTAAAAAAAACGTAAAAAATAGACAAGAGCCATTAGAAGATAAAAGAAAGGAAGCCCTTCCATGTTAGCAAGCTACCAAGAGTTTGAAGCAGCGATCGCTGAGTTATTAGACGTTGATCTTGAAGACCTAGCGGGCTATGAAGACAGCCTGCTAGATTTCGGCCTAGATTCTGTACAGATCATGTCCTTAGTCGGCAAACTTGAACTACAGGGAATACAAGTAAGCTTTATAGAACTGGCCGCCAATGTCGAACTAAGTACATGGTGGAATTTATTATCTAAAAAGAAAGAGAATAACAGCGGAGAAGCGGCATGAATATCAAGGTTGACGTTCAAGATTTTATCGATACAGAGCAAAACCCAAAGCTGCAACCACTGACCGACTCTCAGTCTGGAATTTGGTTTGCACAGTGTCGCGACCCTGATAATCCTATCTATAAAACCGGTGAATATATCGTCATTGATGGGCAGCTTGATTGCGATGTCCTCGCAAAGGCCATCGAGATCACGATAAATGAAGTTGACTCTTTGCACGCCCAATTTGTTACAACCACCGAAGGTCCGCGAATGTATGTTCAACGCAAACCTTGGCAGGTATTGCGACTGGATTACAGTAAGCGCAATAAGGCGATGGATGAAGCTATTAGCTGGATGAAAGGACAGCTACGTGAGCCCGTAAACTTAGAAACAGGCCCCTTATTTGGAATGAGCTTGTTAAAAATGAGTGAGTTAAAGCATATTTGGTTTTTCTCGCTTCACCATATTGCTATTGACGGCTATAGCATGTCACTCATTGCGTCTCGAGTGGCGACTATTTACAACAAATTAATGAATAATCAACTCATTGATGATATTCAACTGGTTTCTCAAGATGCGCTGTTAGCCGAAGACGATAACTACAAAGCCTCTGGGAAATATGAAAAAGATCGCCAGTTTTATTTAAATCGCTACGAAGATCACAACGATACGATCAACCTTGCAGGTAAACCAACGGTCACCTCTGATTTCTTCTGGCGTAAAAAAGGCAAAATGGAAAGTGAAGTAAAGGAAGACATGAGCCAACTTGCCTCCTTCTGTAGAGTGCACTGGTATAGCGTTATGATTAGTGCAATGGCCAGTTATGTCCATAGAATGACGCGCAGTAAAGACGTGGTGCTTGGTGTACCACTTATGGGCCGATTGGGCTCTGTTGCCATTCAAACTCCGGCTATGCGGGTAAATATATTACCGGTAAGAGTTAGTTTTGAAGATGGCATGTCAATTAAAGAGCTCATTAAGTCCGTCAATAAAGAATTTGCCAACGTTCGCCGCCATCAAGGTTATCGCTATGAAGAACTTCATCGGGAGCTAAACTTAGTAAAAGATAATCGCAACCTCTTTGGCCCGTTAGTTAATATCATGCCTTTTCAGTATGACTACGATTTTAATGGATCAGAAGCAAAAGCTTACAACCTCAGCGCAGGCCCTGTTGATGACATGTCTTTTTATTGTTATGAACAAGATAGCTTTCTCAATATTGATATCGATGCCAACCCTGCACTGTATTCTGAAGTTGAACTTGCTCAGCACCAAAGGCGCATGTTCAGTTTTATGGCTGAATTTTTTAAACACGGCTGCAATGAAAACAGCGAAGCTGCAACCATAAGTGAGCTACCCTTACTTATAGACGATGAAAAAGAAAGATTAATACATACTTGGAATAACACCGAGCATAAACTACAAAGCGAAACTCTCGCCTCCCTCTTACAAAAGCAAATAATAAGCAGCTCAGATGCTACAGCCTTAATATTTGAAGAACAAAGCTATAGCTTTAATGAGTTAGCGAAAAAGGTTAATGCTTGTGCCCACTGGCTCATTGCTCAGGGCATGCAAAAAGGCGATCGTATTGCGGTGATGCTGCCAAGAAGTGTTGAACTGATCATCGTACAGCAAGCCACTATTAAGTGTGGCGCCATTTATGTACCTATTGATCCAGACTACCCTGAAGCGCGGATTGCCTATATCTTGCAAAGCGCCAAAGCTAAATTTGTTTTTTCTAACAGTGCCGTTTGCCAAGCTTTGCCTGAACAAACAAGTAGCATTTTGGTTGACGATCCGAAGCTAAAACAACAGTGGCAAAAACAAGCAACAACAGAACCTAACAGCTTAGTTAAGCTTAATGACGAAGATCCAGCGTATATCATTTATACCTCTGGCTCCACAGATAAGCCTAAAGGCGTGGTGATTAGTCATAAGGCTGTCGTTAATCGTTTATTGTGGATGCAAGATAGCTATACCATCGACTCAAGTGATCGAGTGTTACAAAAAACACCTGCGGGCTTTGATGTGTCTATATGGGAGTTTTTCTGGCCAATGATAACGGGCGCAACATTAGTACTTGCCAAACCTGAAGGCCATAAAGATCCAAACTATCTCGCTGAGCTTATCGCTAAAGAAAAAATCACCACCATGCACTTTGTGCCGTCGATGCTACAGGTATTTGTGCAGCAAGCTAAGGCTGAGCTATGTACATCCTTAAGGCAGGTTTTTTGTAGTGGTGAAGCCCTGCCCGTTGAACTAGTTAATGATTATTACCAAAATTTTAAGGCAAGGCTACATAACCTATACGGGCCCACTGAAGCGGCTATTGACGTTACATATTGGCCCTGCCAAGCAAACGAAGACCACCTTTCTGTACCTATTGGCTTTCCTGTTTGGAATACCCAGATTTATATACTCGATGAAAAACTTCAACCTGTACCTCCCGGTGTTGTGGGTGACCTCTATATTGCGGGTGATCAGCTTGCCTTGGGCTATTTTGAGCAAGAGGAATTAACTAAAGAGCGCTTTATCAATAACCCATTTGCTGAATCTGATGACGCTCGTATGTATCTAAGTGGAGATTTAGCTCGCTGGCGTGAAGACGGTGCCATTGAATACTGTGGTCGCAGTGACTTTCAGGTGAAAATTCGCGGCTTCCGAATTGAGCTTGAAGAAATAGAACACGCCCTAGCTCAGATCCCGGAAGTATTACAAGTAGCCGTGCTCGCCCAAGAATACAGTGCTGGCGACAAGCGCTTAGTTGCCTACGTCAATCATGAACAAGGCGAAGAGATGGACGTGCTGGCCTTACAAAAAATCATCGCGGACAAACTTCCTGAATACATGGTACCGGGCTACTTTGTGCATATTGATGAATTCCCACTTACGCCAAATGGCAAGCTAGACCGTAAAGCCTTACCCAAACCCGACCTCTCTGGTCAGGTTGGTAGTACCGGCCCGACCAATTTAGTAGAAGAGCGGCTTTGCAAACTTTTTTGCCAGCTACTAGAAATCCCCAATGTGGGCACCGAAGATAACTTCTTTGAACTCGGTGGCCACTCTCTACTCGCCGCGCAATTAATTGCCTACGTAAAAGAAATCATGGGTATTGAGTTGTCACTTGCCGCAGTTTTTGAAGCCCCGACCGTTAAGGGGATTGCAGCCAAACTTGCCGGCACCAATGATGACCAAGCCTTAAATGTTCTGCTGCCTTTACGTAAACGAGAACAGCAGCCAGCACTATTTTGTGTGCACCCTGCCGGTGGGCTTAGCTGGTGTTACGCGGCACTGACTCCAGTTATTCCAAGTTATATCCCGCTCTACGGTGTGCAATCTAAAAACCTAGCCCAGACCGATGAGCCACTACCTGAACACATGATGGACATGGCCGCAGACTATGTTAAAGCCTTGCGCGAGGAGCAAGCTTTTGGCCCTTACCACCTAATGGGCTGGTCCATTGGCGGCATGATCGCTCATGCCATGGCTGCGGTATTACAGCAACAAGGGCAAGAAGTAGGCCTATTAGTTCTACTCGACTCCTACCCGACTGAGCAGTGGCAAACAATGAACCCACCAGGTGAACATCAAGCTTTAGGTGCATTAATACGTATGGCCGGTGTAGAGTTTGATGAAGAAGCTCACAGCAGCTTAAACCGGCAAGAAGTGGTTGATATATTACAAGATGCCGGTAGCTCAATGGCCCACCTTAAAGCCGAGACTATCTCAGCTATGATTGAGGTTGTTATCAATAACAACTCTAGGGTTCGCGATAAAGTCGACTACGTCTACCAAGGTGATATGTTGTTTTTTAATGCCTTAAAGCCTGAAAGTGAAGCCTTCCTTGATCGCAATGGTTGGAATAACTATATGGATGGCAACATCAATGTGATTGAAATTGATTGTATTCACCGCGACATGATGCGCCCTGACAAATTGAAATTTATCGGCGAACACGTTGCTGAAGCTCTTGAAGCATTCAATAACGCATAGATCACTCAGATATGCTTAAACACTTAAATCGTAATTATTTAAAACAAAACTCGGATTTAGCTGAAATCCAGCTAAATCCGATCGATTTTGCTTGTAAAACACTAAGCGAAAATAAAATCTTGGGGTTGGGTGAGGCCCATTGGTATCCAAGCATCTTTTCTTCCATTTGTGACATCATATTTGACGAACGTGTATTAAACACCTGCACAGATATCGTAGTAGAAATGGGAAACATCAAGCATCAAGCCATGCTTGATAGCTATATAGAGTTCACTGATCATATATATAAGGGTGACATCCGCGAAGTGCTATTAGACTCTATTATTTTTCCTGTCTGGTTAGCGCCCCAATATATCAACTTTTTAAAATCAGTCAGAGATATCAACCTACGTAGAAAAAGGGAAAAGAAAACACTTATTCGAATCCATTTAACGGAGGATGAATTTAGCTGGAAGAAGATTAAATCGAAGGCCGACTACATCAAACAAAACAGTAGACGCGATGAGGCTTTGTTTTCAATTATAAAAAACCGTTTTATCGACGAAAACAAACCCACGATTGTACTTGCAGGGGCAAGACACCTACTTAAAAAAAGCCCCAAATTTACCGCCAAGAATGTTCGTCAACTTTGTGATGACTATCAACAAAACCGCTTTGTATCGGTGTGGCCACACTTCCACCTAACGGATCATAGTATCGCTGATGGCTGGAGTCCCCCTACCATAATAAGCTTAGCTTTAAACGGAAAACTCTCTGAATGTCGTTTTACAGACATTAGCTATGGGGGATCAAAAATAAAGCAGATGCCTTTTAAACAGCCGCTGCATGAATTGATTGAAGGCTACCTATATCTTGGTGACGTTGAAAGAGACTTTACTTTTGATGCGCAATACTGGGCTGATCTTGCACCTAGCTACATTGAACAAGCCCGAGCCTACTTAAACCCTAGGCAGATAACACTTATAGAGCCACTGATCTCTTCGTTTAAGCAAATAAGCAATACCTAAAAACCTAAGTCATCCTAGTTTAACACCGTAATATAACCATGCATCATGCTGGAACCCAATTTATGAAACTACAAACGTTGTATATGTTGTTATTAACAAGCTTACTAGCTGCTTGTGACTACCTTCCCTATGAGGCAAAAATAGATTTCGATAACAGTGAGCTTAAAGATATCAGCGCCCACACACAAGCTGTACACACGGCTGTACTAAAGGCGTTTGAAACACATAATGTCGTTGCGATCGGTGATTACCACTGGAATACCCCGGTAATGGAGGCCATTACCCAACTAGTCACTCAGCCCAAGTTCAACAGTAAAATACAGCATATTGTGGTGGAGTTTGGCAATAGTCGCCATCAAGACCTACTTAATCGTTACCTTGAAGGAAAGGATGCTTCAACCAAAGAATTAGAAAAAGTCTATCGAGACTCGCTTTTTTTTACGGCCTGGATGCCAACTGTTTACCAAAACTTTTTCGCCACTGTTCGTCAACATAATCTAAGCGTTGATGCGAGCCAACGAATAAAAATCACCTTAGCTGAAGAGGCCTTTAATTGGGAAAAAACCACCGAGCACAATCAGTGGAAAAAGGCAGCCAGCACAAAAACCGATCATTTCTTTTCAACTGTTAAACAATCTATCGATAAAAAAGAAAAAACATTAATGGTATTTGGTGCCTTCCACATAATAAAGCTACCTACGTCTTTAGCTAAGAACATAGAGAAAGAACAATTACCGTTGGTAACCCGTATTGAGTTAGCCTATCCCGGAGAGGTCTATACCGTATGGCCACTTACAGATCCCACAATTACCCAAGCACTAGCTGAGTTACCAGAACCTAGTATTATATCTGTAACAGACAGTGCGTTAAAAGATGTGAAGTTTATTGATATGTTGCCTAAAGCGCGTATTCGCTTAAGCCGCCTAGATAGTCGAGATCTATTATTATCCGATCTTATCGACGCGGTATTATTTGTTGGCCAAACACAGCGAAAAGATGTACTGCCTGAGTCGGTCTATCAAGACAAGCAATGGCTTGAAGAAATGGATCGAAGAATAAATATTATTGGCGGAAAAATGGAAGGAAAATACAGGGCCATCATCGAAAGCAGTGCGGCCTTGTATTCAAAATAAAGAATAGCCACGGACAAATGTAAAAATCTCAGTACTGCGAAACAGAGAATATCTAGATTAAGCTACTAAGAACCATGCAGTAGGGTCTTTTTGACGAAAGCCTAGTGGCTATGGTGTTAATTTAACCAAGCAGCTAGGCTTCATTGCTCAAAAGCGGATATGTTTACTATTACAAGCCTAGGTCAGACAAACTTGGGTGATCATCTGGTCGGCGCCCTAAAGGCCAATGAAACTTGCGATCAGACTCTAATATTTTTAAATCATTAATACTTGCGTGACGGCTTTGCATCAAACCTTTATCGCTAAACTGCCAATTCTCATTTCCGTAAGAGCGATACCACTGCCCTTGCTCATCATGCCATTCGTAAGCAAAGCGAACAGCAATTCTATTAGCCGATGTTGCCCATAGCTCCTTGATAAGTCGGTACTCTAATTCTTTTTCCCATTTACGTGTTAAAAAGCCAACTATTTCTTCGCGGCCAGATATAAACTCACTGCGATTACGCCATTGGCTATCTTCGGTATAAGCAAGTGCAATACGTTCAGGCACACCCGAATTCCATGCATCTTCGGCTAAACGAACTTTTTGTGCTGCCGACTCTTGGTCGAAAGGTGGAAATGGCGGTTTAGCTTCATCTGTCATGGCTGGCCCTTAAAGAAAATAACACGGAGCCCCCATCATAATTTGAATTCTTATGAATGGAAGTATTTAAAGAAAAATTATCATGAACTCACTGTAATGGAGCAGATACATAGAATATAAAAGGCATAAATACTGAAGCGCACCATAAATGTGCGACATCACACAGTAATAGCCCACTTCAGCTGTTAACCTGAGCAAAAAATACGTACTGGTTGAAAAAAATGCTATTTCGTACAAGCAGTGTCTTCATTTTCAGTTCAATCTTATTGCTAACAGCCTGCAACTCCGATTCCCCTACACAAACTGAGGCGCCTTCGCCTAGCCCTAGTGGCAGTGTATCAGAGGGGGATACAGGTAGCGGTGGTAGTGATTTCGGTAGCAATCATGGTGGAGCCCTACCCGGGAACAGTGGTTCAAGCCCGTTGCCTTCCACCCTCCCCACAGCCTTACCTTCGGCCTTGCCCTCTGCTGCTGCATCTTCGCAACCCTCTAACGAAGAGTCACCACAAGCAATACTGCTACTAAACAATGAAGCCCTATACAACCTAGAAGCCAGCTCAAATAGAAAACTAGAGTTTGTTGTATTAATCCCGAACAATACAAAACAGCTCAGTGTGCAAACCAATCAAGGTACGGGTTATTTAAAACTTAGTCTTTACGACAGCCAAGCAAGCCCTACCCGCTTATGTGAATCTAGTAACCAAGTGGCAAACCAAGCTACGGTTCAAAGCTGTAACATTAACAACCCAGCCGAGGGTGAATATAAAATCGTTTTGGCTGCTGAATCTGAGTTTTCAGGTGTTCGTTTAATGGCAAGCTACGAACTTAACGCAAATGACCAGCAAGCCGAAGACTGCAACCGTAGCACTATAGAGCAAGAGCTACTCAATGCTCACAATCAGGCCCGAGCCAGTGAGCGCCAGTGCGGCGGCCAATACTTTGCCGCAACAGGTCCCTTAACTTGGAACTGTAAGCTGTTCAATGCCGCCCAACTACACTCTCAGGATATGGCTGATAAGAATTATTTTGATCACACCAATCTCGATGGTGAGGGCCCGGCTCAGCGAGCACAAAAACAAGGTTATAACTACAACTACATTGGTGAAAATATCGCTGCGGGGCAGCAGAGTGTTTCAAGTGTGATGCAAGGTTGGTTAAATAGCCCAGGCCACTGTGCCAATATCATGAACCCCAACTACAGCGAACTTGGCTCTGCTCTTGTCGATAAATCCGATAGCTTCTACCGCCTCTATTGGACAGCGGTATTTGGCAGATCACAGTAATAAGGAAGAAAGTTTAACTAAGTAAAAAAATAACAACAATAACACCAGCATAGAGAGTCATGTGGAGGATATTACACTCAAGTTTAAATGGTCGTTACTTAACTATCTATAAATCTTCAAATTAATACTCAGTCGTGAGGCGAGTCATCTGCATCTGTTTAATTACACCCGGTAAAAAAGGTGTATAAACACCAGTATCAGCGTCTATACACCTCATTAAAGGGATACTATCTGCCGGTTCGGTTTAACTCACGAGTGACATTAAATACCTGTAGTGCCGCAGTTGTCACAAAACCACCGTTATCTGGGAATGTGATTGTTACTCGGTTGTCCTGTTTTAGTGCAGCATATTCAACTGGAATCTCAATCACACCAAAGAAATTCTCACGACCAGGCCGGGTGGGCCCTTGCTTTTGGTCGTATCCACGGAAGTCTTCCGGTACATCAAGCGGAGTCCCATTAATTAGAACCTGAGGCATTAATGACAAGCCGTGATCACGGCCAACACCTAAACGTAAGACTGCTTCACCACTTGCTGCGAGGGAAACATTATTAATATCAAAACTAATATTTTGATTTGCTACAACAGGTTTCTTATAGCTAGTAGCGTAATACTTACTTTCCTCACTAAGCTCCGTGAGTTGAACAGTCTGATCAAAAGCAATCTTTAACACCATGGTTGACTCTGACCCCAAGGTCAATGTTGCTGGTAGTTCCGTGTAACGCGCTGTATCAATGACGGCATAATCTCGTTCGTCGTAAACCATATGCTTAATATCCACACTGCGAATATTATTTGAATTAAGACCAAGAGAATTAAAAGCAAATTCAGTATCTTCGAATACTAAATTATTTAAGATAACGTAGGCTGTATCGCCGTCAATATAGGCATCAACAAGAATATCTTGATCTGAAGACCATGTATCTACACGTGTACCTTTAACATCCTTCCACAGCTCGTAGAACTTAATCATGTCAGAATAAACCCACTGCGGCCCTGTCTGACCCTCGCGCTCAAAATTCTGAACCATGAGACGTGTACTCTGAGGAATTGTAGGTGCGATTCTGCCCCACTCCGCCTTAAGCGTAATATACGGCGTAGCTTTTAGGATTTGATCTGGCCGCTCCATAAATGCCATTAACATTGAGTTATAGGCTTTCATTTTGGTGGCGTCACGT containing:
- a CDS encoding isochorismatase family protein translates to MAIPRIAPYQLNDILEYKSNKVDWQVDTNKCVLLVHDMQQYFIDFYDKSQEPIPSLIKNIKAIIDACHEADIPVVYTAQPGDQTVEHRALLSDFWGPGLKADERLTRILPELAPKPSDTVLTKWRYSAFQRSDFLERFHNWKRDQLIVVGVYAHIGCLQTCMEAFMSDIKAFMVSDAVADFSPEEHAIALDLVAGRCGMITHTQALLQSLKKNVKNRQEPLEDKRKEALPC
- a CDS encoding phosphopantetheine-binding protein, giving the protein MLASYQEFEAAIAELLDVDLEDLAGYEDSLLDFGLDSVQIMSLVGKLELQGIQVSFIELAANVELSTWWNLLSKKKENNSGEAA
- a CDS encoding amino acid adenylation domain-containing protein, whose translation is MNIKVDVQDFIDTEQNPKLQPLTDSQSGIWFAQCRDPDNPIYKTGEYIVIDGQLDCDVLAKAIEITINEVDSLHAQFVTTTEGPRMYVQRKPWQVLRLDYSKRNKAMDEAISWMKGQLREPVNLETGPLFGMSLLKMSELKHIWFFSLHHIAIDGYSMSLIASRVATIYNKLMNNQLIDDIQLVSQDALLAEDDNYKASGKYEKDRQFYLNRYEDHNDTINLAGKPTVTSDFFWRKKGKMESEVKEDMSQLASFCRVHWYSVMISAMASYVHRMTRSKDVVLGVPLMGRLGSVAIQTPAMRVNILPVRVSFEDGMSIKELIKSVNKEFANVRRHQGYRYEELHRELNLVKDNRNLFGPLVNIMPFQYDYDFNGSEAKAYNLSAGPVDDMSFYCYEQDSFLNIDIDANPALYSEVELAQHQRRMFSFMAEFFKHGCNENSEAATISELPLLIDDEKERLIHTWNNTEHKLQSETLASLLQKQIISSSDATALIFEEQSYSFNELAKKVNACAHWLIAQGMQKGDRIAVMLPRSVELIIVQQATIKCGAIYVPIDPDYPEARIAYILQSAKAKFVFSNSAVCQALPEQTSSILVDDPKLKQQWQKQATTEPNSLVKLNDEDPAYIIYTSGSTDKPKGVVISHKAVVNRLLWMQDSYTIDSSDRVLQKTPAGFDVSIWEFFWPMITGATLVLAKPEGHKDPNYLAELIAKEKITTMHFVPSMLQVFVQQAKAELCTSLRQVFCSGEALPVELVNDYYQNFKARLHNLYGPTEAAIDVTYWPCQANEDHLSVPIGFPVWNTQIYILDEKLQPVPPGVVGDLYIAGDQLALGYFEQEELTKERFINNPFAESDDARMYLSGDLARWREDGAIEYCGRSDFQVKIRGFRIELEEIEHALAQIPEVLQVAVLAQEYSAGDKRLVAYVNHEQGEEMDVLALQKIIADKLPEYMVPGYFVHIDEFPLTPNGKLDRKALPKPDLSGQVGSTGPTNLVEERLCKLFCQLLEIPNVGTEDNFFELGGHSLLAAQLIAYVKEIMGIELSLAAVFEAPTVKGIAAKLAGTNDDQALNVLLPLRKREQQPALFCVHPAGGLSWCYAALTPVIPSYIPLYGVQSKNLAQTDEPLPEHMMDMAADYVKALREEQAFGPYHLMGWSIGGMIAHAMAAVLQQQGQEVGLLVLLDSYPTEQWQTMNPPGEHQALGALIRMAGVEFDEEAHSSLNRQEVVDILQDAGSSMAHLKAETISAMIEVVINNNSRVRDKVDYVYQGDMLFFNALKPESEAFLDRNGWNNYMDGNINVIEIDCIHRDMMRPDKLKFIGEHVAEALEAFNNA
- a CDS encoding DUF1348 family protein, whose amino-acid sequence is MTDEAKPPFPPFDQESAAQKVRLAEDAWNSGVPERIALAYTEDSQWRNRSEFISGREEIVGFLTRKWEKELEYRLIKELWATSANRIAVRFAYEWHDEQGQWYRSYGNENWQFSDKGLMQSRHASINDLKILESDRKFHWPLGRRPDDHPSLSDLGL
- a CDS encoding CAP domain-containing protein; this encodes MLFRTSSVFIFSSILLLTACNSDSPTQTEAPSPSPSGSVSEGDTGSGGSDFGSNHGGALPGNSGSSPLPSTLPTALPSALPSAAASSQPSNEESPQAILLLNNEALYNLEASSNRKLEFVVLIPNNTKQLSVQTNQGTGYLKLSLYDSQASPTRLCESSNQVANQATVQSCNINNPAEGEYKIVLAAESEFSGVRLMASYELNANDQQAEDCNRSTIEQELLNAHNQARASERQCGGQYFAATGPLTWNCKLFNAAQLHSQDMADKNYFDHTNLDGEGPAQRAQKQGYNYNYIGENIAAGQQSVSSVMQGWLNSPGHCANIMNPNYSELGSALVDKSDSFYRLYWTAVFGRSQ